ATTGTGTTTGGAGCGAGTTTTGGTTGCGAAGAAAGTTACCAAAGGTCAGAAGTGGTGACGCAGAAAAAGGACGTTGGCAGGCAGTCAAATCAACCATGGCCGTGTGCCCGAGTGTGAGCAGCCAGCCAGCTGGAACGAGGCCAAAGTGGGCCGCAACAAATTTGTTTGTCAAAACCGCAAGAGTGAAAGGAGACAAACACCGTCTGCCCTTGGTTGATATTGTTCCGGGAAACCCTGCCTGGCAGTCCAACAGGTGAAAAATCCACTGACAGAGGGCTAGGTGGGTTATGATGTCCTGAAAGATGTGGTTTTGGGATTTCGGAAATATCACAAAGCCCGTTTGAGCCAGTAGCTGTTGCTTTCTGATTTTGGCTGCCAAAGAAGCAGGATGAACCTATTAAGCCTGGTGTAATGGTTACTTGCTCACAGTCAGTTTCGGCAAGATGCTCGGATGGCAGATCGCGGATCGGTCAATGTCTCTAGATGACTTGTTATGAAGCAGTAAATGATGTATCTCTTTGACAGGTGCTAGCCCCAGGATAAGGTGAACAGTTCACTGACATCTCAAAGCACATGGCCGCGTTCCTAGGCGTGCCATGATCCCCAGGTGACAGGCGGGTTATGCTTGTAGGTAAAGGGCCACTCTGCTAGTAGTTCACCCAGCTGCCCTTCGTCAAGCTGAACCCACTTGCCACCGCATGCCTTCTGTGTAAAACTCCAATTTATACATCTGAATTTCTTATAGATAAACAGCCGCCGGTGGTGGGACTTTCAAGTTCTCTTTCGCCCCTACATAGATATACATTGCCTGTGGCCCCAATTTGCGACTTCTGTTGCACTATCAATCAACAGATGGGCTCGAAAGAAACATCAATCAAATGCTGGTGGTGAACCACCTACCAAAGTGGGCTAATGGGCACTTGCCTTGCTCGGCATGTCAGAGTTTGCCAACAAGTCCTGAGATTTTCCAGTTGTCGTTTGAATAAGGTGCGGTGGATCTTAGCGTCGGCAAACAGGCATCCCCAAGCTATCTGTAGTCAATACACAGTCACTACCGCCTAAACCAATTGCACTCCACACAAAATAAAACGTTGAATAGGGTAGTTCTCGAGCAATTTATTCGTAATCTTATGGCTTGTCTTTTTACCTTCAATAAGTCACAAGGAATCATGTTTCCGCCAACAACGCCAGTAACAGAATCTCTCGACGTACACAACTTTCGCGATCAGTCGAACTACACTAAAGTTAGCATCCATGCTCACAGAAAGGTGGATCGTTACAGGGGTACACATACCGGTGTTAAGAAAGACTCGGCCACAAATCTTGCCCTTGCGTTCAGCTAGACGAAGAAAACCAACAGTTAGTGATTTCCCGGTATGTATGCAGGTAGCCCGGATGGAGCTCCAGGAATGGCCAACTTACGAAGAGCTTCATCTCCGAAATCTCCTTGTCAACCTCCTCCATGAACTGTATGATGAAATCAACCAGCTTATGCTTAAGCATCTCTTCCGTGTGGAAGTTGGTGATCAAGAAGGAAATGTCATATCCCTGGAATTTGAGCACAGTCATTAGCCTCCGTCATACCACCAAAGCTCCCATATTTGCTTTGACTGCCCCATGCGGCGGTCCCTCCTCCTCAACAtctccctcccccctctccgTACGAACCTTGATGGGCTTCCTCCTCAGGATAAAGAAAGATTCCGCGCGCTGGGTCAGGAAGCGCGTAAACTTGTGGACCAGGATGTGCTCGATCTCGTCGGCCTGCTTGATCTTGATGCTGATGCGGACGCTGTTGACGCTGGGCTCGATGAGGACGCGCTCGTTCTCGTTGCGCGCAATCGTAAGGGGAGTC
Above is a genomic segment from Pyricularia oryzae 70-15 chromosome 7, whole genome shotgun sequence containing:
- a CDS encoding actin-like protein 2/3 complex subunit 4 — its product is MSQSLRPYLQAVRSSLTAALCLSNFASQASERHNVPEIEAQTSPEVLLTPLTIARNENERVLIEPSVNSVRISIKIKQADEIEHILVHKFTRFLTQRAESFFILRRKPIKGYDISFLITNFHTEEMLKHKLVDFIIQFMEEVDKEISEMKLFLNARARFVAESFLTPFD